Proteins from a single region of Orcinus orca chromosome 20, mOrcOrc1.1, whole genome shotgun sequence:
- the CHD9NB gene encoding uncharacterized protein CHD9NB — translation MGCHSSKSTKVEGASQKPAEQPEGEEPNLRAGTEAADGKDASLKDGAPEQKN, via the coding sequence ATGGGATGCCACTCCAGCAAGAGCACCAAGGTGGAAGGGGCGTCCCAGAAACCTGCAGAACAGCCCGAGGGAGAGGAACCAAATCTGCGGgctggcacagaggcagcagatgGCAAAGACGCCTCCTTGAAGGATGGTGCCCCTGAGCAGAAGAACTGA